From a single Diceros bicornis minor isolate mBicDic1 chromosome 6, mDicBic1.mat.cur, whole genome shotgun sequence genomic region:
- the ARHGAP19 gene encoding rho GTPase-activating protein 19 isoform X7 has product MATEAQSEGEVPAHESGRSDAICNFVICNDSSLRGQPIIFNPDFFVEKLRHEKPEVFTELVVSNITRLIDLPGTELAQLMGEMDLKLPGGAGPASGFFRSLMSHKRKEKGVVFGSPLTEEGIAQIYQLIEYLHKNLRVEGLFRVPGNSVRQQILRDALNNGTDIDLESGEFHSNDVATLLKMFLGELPEPLLTHKHFHAHLKIADLMQFDDKGNKTNVPDKERQIEALQLLFLILPPPNRNLLKLLLDLLYQTAKKQDKNKMSAYNLALMFAPHVLWPKNVTANDLQENITKLNNGMAFMIKHSQKLFKAPIYIRECARLHYLGSRSQAPKDDLDLTASCHSKSFQLAKSQKRNPVDSCSQQEETQQRTEEALRELFQHVHNMPESAKKKQLIRQKNRKL; this is encoded by the exons ATCCTGACTTTTTCGTGGAGAAACTCCGACATGAGAAACCTGAGGTGTTCACCGAGTTGGTGGTCAGCAATATCACAAGGCTCATTGATTTACCTGGAACTGAGTTGGCTCAGCTCATGGGAGAAATGGACCTTAAGTTGcctggtggggccggcccagcatcaGGATTCTTCCGGTCTCTAATGTCTCATAAGCGAAAGG AAAAAGGAGTGGTATTTGGATCCCCACTGACGGAGGAAGGCATTGCCCAGATATACCAACTGATTGAATATCTACACAAAA ACTTGCGAGTGGAGGGTTTGTTTAGAGTACCAGGGAATAGTGTCCGACAGCAGATTTTAAGGGATGCTCTCAATAATGGAACTGATATTGACTTGGAATCAGGGGAGTTTCACTCAAATGATGTTGCCACCTTGCTGAAGATGTTTCTAGGAGAGTTACCTGAGCCCCTGCTGACACATAAACATTTCCATGCACACCTCAAGATTGCTG ATTTGATGCAGTTTGATgataaaggaaacaaaaccaaTGTACCGGATAAGGAGCGGCAAATTGAGGCTCTTCAGTTACTCTTCCTCATTCTTCCTCCACCCAATCGTAACTTGCTGAAATTATTGCTTGATCTCCTGTACCAGACAGCAAAGAAACAAGATAAGAATAAGATGTCTGCCTATAACCTTGCCCTTATGTTTGCACCCCATGTCCTGTGGCCAAAAAAT GTCACTGCAAATGACCTTCAAGAGAATATCACAAAATTAAACAATGGGATGGCTTTTATGATTAAACACTCCCAGAAACTTTTTAAG GCTCCTATTTATATTCGGGAATGTGCCAGATTGCACTATTTGGGATCCAGAAGTCAAGCACCAAAG GATGATCTTGATCTAACAGCTTCATGTCATTCTAAGTCCTTCCAACTAGCAAAATCTCAGAAACGGAACCCGGTAGATTCCTGCTCTCAGCAGGAGGAGACCCAGCAGCGTACGGAAGAGGCACTGAGAGAGCTGTTCCAGCATGTTCACAATATGCCAGAGTCAGCAAAGAAGAAACAGCTTATCAGACAG aaaaataggaaattatAG